Proteins encoded within one genomic window of Anopheles gambiae chromosome 3, idAnoGambNW_F1_1, whole genome shotgun sequence:
- the LOC1280661 gene encoding 6-phosphofructo-2-kinase/fructose-2,6-bisphosphatase isoform X4 translates to MDVIVSAGGGAGGSGATGSSNPATGPSLPATAPTASAVAAAIASRSLRVRTSSQSGGKQYGEALSEIQLCPSVMSEGTRKMLPPTTETIQTKPFPIRGERANYVNSPHVIAMVGLPARGKTYISKKLSRYLNWIGINTKVFNLGEYRRHATDAYRSHEFFRPDNEEAMAIRQHCAELALEDVCNWLENGGEVAVFDATNSTRDRRQMIREIVVKKMGYKLFFVESVCDDPSIIEQNIMVKISGLEHHPPLIPNEEVKVSSPDYRNMNMDEALSDFRLRIEHYQERYEPLSEELEKDLSYMKIYNTGEKVVVHKHEGHIQSRIVYYLMNIHITPRTIYLTRHGESEHNLQGLIGGDSNLSERGRRYAQALAKYIDEQQIEGLRVWTSWLKRTIQTVADVNAPQERWKALNEIDAGICEEMTYEDIQLRFPEEFKARDQNKFAYRYPRGESYEDLVVRLEPVMMELERQGNVLVVSHQAVLRCVLAYFLDKSADELPYLKVPLHTIIKLTPVAYGCKVEHIMLPIHAVDTHRAKPEARCTLCTDLVVPLID, encoded by the exons ATGGACGTAATAGTgagtgctggtggtggtgccggtggtagtggtgccaccggcagcagcaatcCGGCGACCGGCCCGTCCCTACCGGCGACTGCCCCGACCGCGTCCGCCGTGGCCGCGGCCATCGCGTCCCGTTCGCTGCGAGTGCGCACATCGAGCCAGAGCGGCGGCAAGCAGTACGGCGAGGCGCTCAGCGAAATTCAGCTCTGCCCCAGCGTCATGTCCGAGGGCACGCGGAAGATGCTGCCCCCGACGACCGAAACCATCCAGACGAAACCGTTCCCGATACGGG GCGAGCGTGCCAACTATGTGAACAGTCCGCACGTGATTGCGATGGTCGGGCTGCCGGCCCGCGGCAAAACGTACATCTCGAAAAAGCTGTCCCGCTACCTAAACTGGATCGGCATCAACACGAAGGTGTTCAATCTGGGCGAGTACCGGCGCCATGCGACCGACGCCTACCGCAGCCATGAGTTTTTCCGCCCGGACAATGAGGAAGCGATGGCGATCCGGCAGCACTGTGCCGAGCTGGCGCTGGAGGACGTTTGCAACTGGTTGGAAAATGGTGGCGAAGTGGCG GTGTTTGATGCTACAAATTCTACCCGCGACCGGCGTCAGATGATACGCGAAATTGTGGTAAAAAAGATGGGCTACAAGCTCTTTTTCGTCGAGTCGGTCTGTGACGATCCCAGCATTATCGAACAGAACATTATG GTCAAGATCAGTGGCTTGGAGCATCATCCGCCATTAATTCCGAACGAG GAAGTAAAAGTAAGTAGCCCCGACTATCGGAACATGAACATGGATGAAGCGTTGTCGGACTTCCGGCTGCGCATCGAGCACTACCAGGAACGGTACGAGCCGCTGAGCGAGGAGCTGGAGAAGGATCTGTCCTACATGAAGATCTACAACACGGGCGAAAAGGTGGTGGTGCACAAGCACGAGGGACACATACAGTCGCGCATCGTGTACTATTTGATGAACATTCACATTACCCCCAGAACGATCTATCTCACCAGA CACGGAGAAAGCGAACACAACCTACAGGGACTGATCGGTGGCGACTCCAATCTGAGCGAACGGGGCCGCCGCTACGCGCAAGCACTTGCCAAGTACATCGACGAGCAGCAGATCGAAGGGCTGCGCGTGTGGACGTCCTGGCTCAAAAGGACAATACAAACCGTCGCCGATGTGAACGCACCGCAGGAACGCTGGAAGGCGCTGAACGAAATCGATGCG GGCATTTGCGAGGAAATGACATACGAAGACATTCAGCTGCGTTTCCCGGAAGAGTTTAAGGCACGCGATCAGAACAAGTTCGCCTATCGCTATCCGCGCGGCGAGAGCTACGAAGATCTGGTGGTGCGACTGGAACCGGTCATGATGGAGCTCGAGCGGCAAGGGAACGTGCTGGTCGTGTCACACCAGGCCGTGCTGCGCTGCGTGCTGGCATACTTTTTGGACAAATCTGCCG ATGAACTTCCGTACTTGAAAGTGCCTCTCCACACGATCATCAAGCTGACGCCGGTCGCGTACGGTTGCAAGGTGGAACACATTATGCTCCCAATTCATGCCGTCGATACGCATCGCGCCAAACCAGAG
- the LOC1280661 gene encoding 6-phosphofructo-2-kinase/fructose-2,6-bisphosphatase isoform X5, whose amino-acid sequence MDVIVSAGGGAGGSGATGSSNPATGPSLPATAPTASAVAAAIASRSLRVRTSSQSGGKQYGEALSEIQLCPSVMSEGTRKMLPPTTETIQTKPFPIRGERANYVNSPHVIAMVGLPARGKTYISKKLSRYLNWIGINTKVFNLGEYRRHATDAYRSHEFFRPDNEEAMAIRQHCAELALEDVCNWLENGGEVAVFDATNSTRDRRQMIREIVVKKMGYKLFFVESVCDDPSIIEQNIMEVKVSSPDYRNMNMDEALSDFRLRIEHYQERYEPLSEELEKDLSYMKIYNTGEKVVVHKHEGHIQSRIVYYLMNIHITPRTIYLTRHGESEHNLQGLIGGDSNLSERGRRYAQALAKYIDEQQIEGLRVWTSWLKRTIQTVADVNAPQERWKALNEIDAGICEEMTYEDIQLRFPEEFKARDQNKFAYRYPRGESYEDLVVRLEPVMMELERQGNVLVVSHQAVLRCVLAYFLDKSADELPYLKVPLHTIIKLTPVAYGCKVEHIMLPIHAVDTHRAKPEVPGQLDAKFVGKPNPNPAEKK is encoded by the exons ATGGACGTAATAGTgagtgctggtggtggtgccggtggtagtggtgccaccggcagcagcaatcCGGCGACCGGCCCGTCCCTACCGGCGACTGCCCCGACCGCGTCCGCCGTGGCCGCGGCCATCGCGTCCCGTTCGCTGCGAGTGCGCACATCGAGCCAGAGCGGCGGCAAGCAGTACGGCGAGGCGCTCAGCGAAATTCAGCTCTGCCCCAGCGTCATGTCCGAGGGCACGCGGAAGATGCTGCCCCCGACGACCGAAACCATCCAGACGAAACCGTTCCCGATACGGG GCGAGCGTGCCAACTATGTGAACAGTCCGCACGTGATTGCGATGGTCGGGCTGCCGGCCCGCGGCAAAACGTACATCTCGAAAAAGCTGTCCCGCTACCTAAACTGGATCGGCATCAACACGAAGGTGTTCAATCTGGGCGAGTACCGGCGCCATGCGACCGACGCCTACCGCAGCCATGAGTTTTTCCGCCCGGACAATGAGGAAGCGATGGCGATCCGGCAGCACTGTGCCGAGCTGGCGCTGGAGGACGTTTGCAACTGGTTGGAAAATGGTGGCGAAGTGGCG GTGTTTGATGCTACAAATTCTACCCGCGACCGGCGTCAGATGATACGCGAAATTGTGGTAAAAAAGATGGGCTACAAGCTCTTTTTCGTCGAGTCGGTCTGTGACGATCCCAGCATTATCGAACAGAACATTATG GAAGTAAAAGTAAGTAGCCCCGACTATCGGAACATGAACATGGATGAAGCGTTGTCGGACTTCCGGCTGCGCATCGAGCACTACCAGGAACGGTACGAGCCGCTGAGCGAGGAGCTGGAGAAGGATCTGTCCTACATGAAGATCTACAACACGGGCGAAAAGGTGGTGGTGCACAAGCACGAGGGACACATACAGTCGCGCATCGTGTACTATTTGATGAACATTCACATTACCCCCAGAACGATCTATCTCACCAGA CACGGAGAAAGCGAACACAACCTACAGGGACTGATCGGTGGCGACTCCAATCTGAGCGAACGGGGCCGCCGCTACGCGCAAGCACTTGCCAAGTACATCGACGAGCAGCAGATCGAAGGGCTGCGCGTGTGGACGTCCTGGCTCAAAAGGACAATACAAACCGTCGCCGATGTGAACGCACCGCAGGAACGCTGGAAGGCGCTGAACGAAATCGATGCG GGCATTTGCGAGGAAATGACATACGAAGACATTCAGCTGCGTTTCCCGGAAGAGTTTAAGGCACGCGATCAGAACAAGTTCGCCTATCGCTATCCGCGCGGCGAGAGCTACGAAGATCTGGTGGTGCGACTGGAACCGGTCATGATGGAGCTCGAGCGGCAAGGGAACGTGCTGGTCGTGTCACACCAGGCCGTGCTGCGCTGCGTGCTGGCATACTTTTTGGACAAATCTGCCG ATGAACTTCCGTACTTGAAAGTGCCTCTCCACACGATCATCAAGCTGACGCCGGTCGCGTACGGTTGCAAGGTGGAACACATTATGCTCCCAATTCATGCCGTCGATACGCATCGCGCCAAACCAGAG
- the LOC1280661 gene encoding 6-phosphofructo-2-kinase/fructose-2,6-bisphosphatase isoform X2 translates to MDVIVSAGGGAGGSGATGSSNPATGPSLPATAPTASAVAAAIASRSLRVRTSSQSGGKQYGEALSEIQLCPSVMSEGTRKMLPPTTETIQTKPFPIRGERANYVNSPHVIAMVGLPARGKTYISKKLSRYLNWIGINTKVFNLGEYRRHATDAYRSHEFFRPDNEEAMAIRQHCAELALEDVCNWLENGGEVAVFDATNSTRDRRQMIREIVVKKMGYKLFFVESVCDDPSIIEQNIMEVKVSSPDYRNMNMDEALSDFRLRIEHYQERYEPLSEELEKDLSYMKIYNTGEKVVVHKHEGHIQSRIVYYLMNIHITPRTIYLTRHGESEHNLQGLIGGDSNLSERGRRYAQALAKYIDEQQIEGLRVWTSWLKRTIQTVADVNAPQERWKALNEIDAGICEEMTYEDIQLRFPEEFKARDQNKFAYRYPRGESYEDLVVRLEPVMMELERQGNVLVVSHQAVLRCVLAYFLDKSADELPYLKVPLHTIIKLTPVAYGCKVEHIMLPIHAVDTHRAKPESELDLDDSFDSTAGGSPPNGKQIILNGSNGECRFFPNNS, encoded by the exons ATGGACGTAATAGTgagtgctggtggtggtgccggtggtagtggtgccaccggcagcagcaatcCGGCGACCGGCCCGTCCCTACCGGCGACTGCCCCGACCGCGTCCGCCGTGGCCGCGGCCATCGCGTCCCGTTCGCTGCGAGTGCGCACATCGAGCCAGAGCGGCGGCAAGCAGTACGGCGAGGCGCTCAGCGAAATTCAGCTCTGCCCCAGCGTCATGTCCGAGGGCACGCGGAAGATGCTGCCCCCGACGACCGAAACCATCCAGACGAAACCGTTCCCGATACGGG GCGAGCGTGCCAACTATGTGAACAGTCCGCACGTGATTGCGATGGTCGGGCTGCCGGCCCGCGGCAAAACGTACATCTCGAAAAAGCTGTCCCGCTACCTAAACTGGATCGGCATCAACACGAAGGTGTTCAATCTGGGCGAGTACCGGCGCCATGCGACCGACGCCTACCGCAGCCATGAGTTTTTCCGCCCGGACAATGAGGAAGCGATGGCGATCCGGCAGCACTGTGCCGAGCTGGCGCTGGAGGACGTTTGCAACTGGTTGGAAAATGGTGGCGAAGTGGCG GTGTTTGATGCTACAAATTCTACCCGCGACCGGCGTCAGATGATACGCGAAATTGTGGTAAAAAAGATGGGCTACAAGCTCTTTTTCGTCGAGTCGGTCTGTGACGATCCCAGCATTATCGAACAGAACATTATG GAAGTAAAAGTAAGTAGCCCCGACTATCGGAACATGAACATGGATGAAGCGTTGTCGGACTTCCGGCTGCGCATCGAGCACTACCAGGAACGGTACGAGCCGCTGAGCGAGGAGCTGGAGAAGGATCTGTCCTACATGAAGATCTACAACACGGGCGAAAAGGTGGTGGTGCACAAGCACGAGGGACACATACAGTCGCGCATCGTGTACTATTTGATGAACATTCACATTACCCCCAGAACGATCTATCTCACCAGA CACGGAGAAAGCGAACACAACCTACAGGGACTGATCGGTGGCGACTCCAATCTGAGCGAACGGGGCCGCCGCTACGCGCAAGCACTTGCCAAGTACATCGACGAGCAGCAGATCGAAGGGCTGCGCGTGTGGACGTCCTGGCTCAAAAGGACAATACAAACCGTCGCCGATGTGAACGCACCGCAGGAACGCTGGAAGGCGCTGAACGAAATCGATGCG GGCATTTGCGAGGAAATGACATACGAAGACATTCAGCTGCGTTTCCCGGAAGAGTTTAAGGCACGCGATCAGAACAAGTTCGCCTATCGCTATCCGCGCGGCGAGAGCTACGAAGATCTGGTGGTGCGACTGGAACCGGTCATGATGGAGCTCGAGCGGCAAGGGAACGTGCTGGTCGTGTCACACCAGGCCGTGCTGCGCTGCGTGCTGGCATACTTTTTGGACAAATCTGCCG ATGAACTTCCGTACTTGAAAGTGCCTCTCCACACGATCATCAAGCTGACGCCGGTCGCGTACGGTTGCAAGGTGGAACACATTATGCTCCCAATTCATGCCGTCGATACGCATCGCGCCAAACCAGAG
- the LOC1280661 gene encoding 6-phosphofructo-2-kinase/fructose-2,6-bisphosphatase isoform X6 yields the protein MDVIVSAGGGAGGSGATGSSNPATGPSLPATAPTASAVAAAIASRSLRVRTSSQSGGKQYGEALSEIQLCPSVMSEGTRKMLPPTTETIQTKPFPIRGERANYVNSPHVIAMVGLPARGKTYISKKLSRYLNWIGINTKVFNLGEYRRHATDAYRSHEFFRPDNEEAMAIRQHCAELALEDVCNWLENGGEVAVFDATNSTRDRRQMIREIVVKKMGYKLFFVESVCDDPSIIEQNIMEVKVSSPDYRNMNMDEALSDFRLRIEHYQERYEPLSEELEKDLSYMKIYNTGEKVVVHKHEGHIQSRIVYYLMNIHITPRTIYLTRHGESEHNLQGLIGGDSNLSERGRRYAQALAKYIDEQQIEGLRVWTSWLKRTIQTVADVNAPQERWKALNEIDAGICEEMTYEDIQLRFPEEFKARDQNKFAYRYPRGESYEDLVVRLEPVMMELERQGNVLVVSHQAVLRCVLAYFLDKSADELPYLKVPLHTIIKLTPVAYGCKVEHIMLPIHAVDTHRAKPEARCTLCTDLVVPLID from the exons ATGGACGTAATAGTgagtgctggtggtggtgccggtggtagtggtgccaccggcagcagcaatcCGGCGACCGGCCCGTCCCTACCGGCGACTGCCCCGACCGCGTCCGCCGTGGCCGCGGCCATCGCGTCCCGTTCGCTGCGAGTGCGCACATCGAGCCAGAGCGGCGGCAAGCAGTACGGCGAGGCGCTCAGCGAAATTCAGCTCTGCCCCAGCGTCATGTCCGAGGGCACGCGGAAGATGCTGCCCCCGACGACCGAAACCATCCAGACGAAACCGTTCCCGATACGGG GCGAGCGTGCCAACTATGTGAACAGTCCGCACGTGATTGCGATGGTCGGGCTGCCGGCCCGCGGCAAAACGTACATCTCGAAAAAGCTGTCCCGCTACCTAAACTGGATCGGCATCAACACGAAGGTGTTCAATCTGGGCGAGTACCGGCGCCATGCGACCGACGCCTACCGCAGCCATGAGTTTTTCCGCCCGGACAATGAGGAAGCGATGGCGATCCGGCAGCACTGTGCCGAGCTGGCGCTGGAGGACGTTTGCAACTGGTTGGAAAATGGTGGCGAAGTGGCG GTGTTTGATGCTACAAATTCTACCCGCGACCGGCGTCAGATGATACGCGAAATTGTGGTAAAAAAGATGGGCTACAAGCTCTTTTTCGTCGAGTCGGTCTGTGACGATCCCAGCATTATCGAACAGAACATTATG GAAGTAAAAGTAAGTAGCCCCGACTATCGGAACATGAACATGGATGAAGCGTTGTCGGACTTCCGGCTGCGCATCGAGCACTACCAGGAACGGTACGAGCCGCTGAGCGAGGAGCTGGAGAAGGATCTGTCCTACATGAAGATCTACAACACGGGCGAAAAGGTGGTGGTGCACAAGCACGAGGGACACATACAGTCGCGCATCGTGTACTATTTGATGAACATTCACATTACCCCCAGAACGATCTATCTCACCAGA CACGGAGAAAGCGAACACAACCTACAGGGACTGATCGGTGGCGACTCCAATCTGAGCGAACGGGGCCGCCGCTACGCGCAAGCACTTGCCAAGTACATCGACGAGCAGCAGATCGAAGGGCTGCGCGTGTGGACGTCCTGGCTCAAAAGGACAATACAAACCGTCGCCGATGTGAACGCACCGCAGGAACGCTGGAAGGCGCTGAACGAAATCGATGCG GGCATTTGCGAGGAAATGACATACGAAGACATTCAGCTGCGTTTCCCGGAAGAGTTTAAGGCACGCGATCAGAACAAGTTCGCCTATCGCTATCCGCGCGGCGAGAGCTACGAAGATCTGGTGGTGCGACTGGAACCGGTCATGATGGAGCTCGAGCGGCAAGGGAACGTGCTGGTCGTGTCACACCAGGCCGTGCTGCGCTGCGTGCTGGCATACTTTTTGGACAAATCTGCCG ATGAACTTCCGTACTTGAAAGTGCCTCTCCACACGATCATCAAGCTGACGCCGGTCGCGTACGGTTGCAAGGTGGAACACATTATGCTCCCAATTCATGCCGTCGATACGCATCGCGCCAAACCAGAG
- the LOC1280661 gene encoding 6-phosphofructo-2-kinase/fructose-2,6-bisphosphatase isoform X1, with translation MDVIVSAGGGAGGSGATGSSNPATGPSLPATAPTASAVAAAIASRSLRVRTSSQSGGKQYGEALSEIQLCPSVMSEGTRKMLPPTTETIQTKPFPIRGERANYVNSPHVIAMVGLPARGKTYISKKLSRYLNWIGINTKVFNLGEYRRHATDAYRSHEFFRPDNEEAMAIRQHCAELALEDVCNWLENGGEVAVFDATNSTRDRRQMIREIVVKKMGYKLFFVESVCDDPSIIEQNIMVKISGLEHHPPLIPNEEVKVSSPDYRNMNMDEALSDFRLRIEHYQERYEPLSEELEKDLSYMKIYNTGEKVVVHKHEGHIQSRIVYYLMNIHITPRTIYLTRHGESEHNLQGLIGGDSNLSERGRRYAQALAKYIDEQQIEGLRVWTSWLKRTIQTVADVNAPQERWKALNEIDAGICEEMTYEDIQLRFPEEFKARDQNKFAYRYPRGESYEDLVVRLEPVMMELERQGNVLVVSHQAVLRCVLAYFLDKSADELPYLKVPLHTIIKLTPVAYGCKVEHIMLPIHAVDTHRAKPESELDLDDSFDSTAGGSPPNGKQIILNGSNGECRFFPNNS, from the exons ATGGACGTAATAGTgagtgctggtggtggtgccggtggtagtggtgccaccggcagcagcaatcCGGCGACCGGCCCGTCCCTACCGGCGACTGCCCCGACCGCGTCCGCCGTGGCCGCGGCCATCGCGTCCCGTTCGCTGCGAGTGCGCACATCGAGCCAGAGCGGCGGCAAGCAGTACGGCGAGGCGCTCAGCGAAATTCAGCTCTGCCCCAGCGTCATGTCCGAGGGCACGCGGAAGATGCTGCCCCCGACGACCGAAACCATCCAGACGAAACCGTTCCCGATACGGG GCGAGCGTGCCAACTATGTGAACAGTCCGCACGTGATTGCGATGGTCGGGCTGCCGGCCCGCGGCAAAACGTACATCTCGAAAAAGCTGTCCCGCTACCTAAACTGGATCGGCATCAACACGAAGGTGTTCAATCTGGGCGAGTACCGGCGCCATGCGACCGACGCCTACCGCAGCCATGAGTTTTTCCGCCCGGACAATGAGGAAGCGATGGCGATCCGGCAGCACTGTGCCGAGCTGGCGCTGGAGGACGTTTGCAACTGGTTGGAAAATGGTGGCGAAGTGGCG GTGTTTGATGCTACAAATTCTACCCGCGACCGGCGTCAGATGATACGCGAAATTGTGGTAAAAAAGATGGGCTACAAGCTCTTTTTCGTCGAGTCGGTCTGTGACGATCCCAGCATTATCGAACAGAACATTATG GTCAAGATCAGTGGCTTGGAGCATCATCCGCCATTAATTCCGAACGAG GAAGTAAAAGTAAGTAGCCCCGACTATCGGAACATGAACATGGATGAAGCGTTGTCGGACTTCCGGCTGCGCATCGAGCACTACCAGGAACGGTACGAGCCGCTGAGCGAGGAGCTGGAGAAGGATCTGTCCTACATGAAGATCTACAACACGGGCGAAAAGGTGGTGGTGCACAAGCACGAGGGACACATACAGTCGCGCATCGTGTACTATTTGATGAACATTCACATTACCCCCAGAACGATCTATCTCACCAGA CACGGAGAAAGCGAACACAACCTACAGGGACTGATCGGTGGCGACTCCAATCTGAGCGAACGGGGCCGCCGCTACGCGCAAGCACTTGCCAAGTACATCGACGAGCAGCAGATCGAAGGGCTGCGCGTGTGGACGTCCTGGCTCAAAAGGACAATACAAACCGTCGCCGATGTGAACGCACCGCAGGAACGCTGGAAGGCGCTGAACGAAATCGATGCG GGCATTTGCGAGGAAATGACATACGAAGACATTCAGCTGCGTTTCCCGGAAGAGTTTAAGGCACGCGATCAGAACAAGTTCGCCTATCGCTATCCGCGCGGCGAGAGCTACGAAGATCTGGTGGTGCGACTGGAACCGGTCATGATGGAGCTCGAGCGGCAAGGGAACGTGCTGGTCGTGTCACACCAGGCCGTGCTGCGCTGCGTGCTGGCATACTTTTTGGACAAATCTGCCG ATGAACTTCCGTACTTGAAAGTGCCTCTCCACACGATCATCAAGCTGACGCCGGTCGCGTACGGTTGCAAGGTGGAACACATTATGCTCCCAATTCATGCCGTCGATACGCATCGCGCCAAACCAGAG
- the LOC1280661 gene encoding 6-phosphofructo-2-kinase/fructose-2,6-bisphosphatase isoform X3: protein MDVIVSAGGGAGGSGATGSSNPATGPSLPATAPTASAVAAAIASRSLRVRTSSQSGGKQYGEALSEIQLCPSVMSEGTRKMLPPTTETIQTKPFPIRGERANYVNSPHVIAMVGLPARGKTYISKKLSRYLNWIGINTKVFNLGEYRRHATDAYRSHEFFRPDNEEAMAIRQHCAELALEDVCNWLENGGEVAVFDATNSTRDRRQMIREIVVKKMGYKLFFVESVCDDPSIIEQNIMVKISGLEHHPPLIPNEEVKVSSPDYRNMNMDEALSDFRLRIEHYQERYEPLSEELEKDLSYMKIYNTGEKVVVHKHEGHIQSRIVYYLMNIHITPRTIYLTRHGESEHNLQGLIGGDSNLSERGRRYAQALAKYIDEQQIEGLRVWTSWLKRTIQTVADVNAPQERWKALNEIDAGICEEMTYEDIQLRFPEEFKARDQNKFAYRYPRGESYEDLVVRLEPVMMELERQGNVLVVSHQAVLRCVLAYFLDKSADELPYLKVPLHTIIKLTPVAYGCKVEHIMLPIHAVDTHRAKPEVPGQLDAKFVGKPNPNPAEKK from the exons ATGGACGTAATAGTgagtgctggtggtggtgccggtggtagtggtgccaccggcagcagcaatcCGGCGACCGGCCCGTCCCTACCGGCGACTGCCCCGACCGCGTCCGCCGTGGCCGCGGCCATCGCGTCCCGTTCGCTGCGAGTGCGCACATCGAGCCAGAGCGGCGGCAAGCAGTACGGCGAGGCGCTCAGCGAAATTCAGCTCTGCCCCAGCGTCATGTCCGAGGGCACGCGGAAGATGCTGCCCCCGACGACCGAAACCATCCAGACGAAACCGTTCCCGATACGGG GCGAGCGTGCCAACTATGTGAACAGTCCGCACGTGATTGCGATGGTCGGGCTGCCGGCCCGCGGCAAAACGTACATCTCGAAAAAGCTGTCCCGCTACCTAAACTGGATCGGCATCAACACGAAGGTGTTCAATCTGGGCGAGTACCGGCGCCATGCGACCGACGCCTACCGCAGCCATGAGTTTTTCCGCCCGGACAATGAGGAAGCGATGGCGATCCGGCAGCACTGTGCCGAGCTGGCGCTGGAGGACGTTTGCAACTGGTTGGAAAATGGTGGCGAAGTGGCG GTGTTTGATGCTACAAATTCTACCCGCGACCGGCGTCAGATGATACGCGAAATTGTGGTAAAAAAGATGGGCTACAAGCTCTTTTTCGTCGAGTCGGTCTGTGACGATCCCAGCATTATCGAACAGAACATTATG GTCAAGATCAGTGGCTTGGAGCATCATCCGCCATTAATTCCGAACGAG GAAGTAAAAGTAAGTAGCCCCGACTATCGGAACATGAACATGGATGAAGCGTTGTCGGACTTCCGGCTGCGCATCGAGCACTACCAGGAACGGTACGAGCCGCTGAGCGAGGAGCTGGAGAAGGATCTGTCCTACATGAAGATCTACAACACGGGCGAAAAGGTGGTGGTGCACAAGCACGAGGGACACATACAGTCGCGCATCGTGTACTATTTGATGAACATTCACATTACCCCCAGAACGATCTATCTCACCAGA CACGGAGAAAGCGAACACAACCTACAGGGACTGATCGGTGGCGACTCCAATCTGAGCGAACGGGGCCGCCGCTACGCGCAAGCACTTGCCAAGTACATCGACGAGCAGCAGATCGAAGGGCTGCGCGTGTGGACGTCCTGGCTCAAAAGGACAATACAAACCGTCGCCGATGTGAACGCACCGCAGGAACGCTGGAAGGCGCTGAACGAAATCGATGCG GGCATTTGCGAGGAAATGACATACGAAGACATTCAGCTGCGTTTCCCGGAAGAGTTTAAGGCACGCGATCAGAACAAGTTCGCCTATCGCTATCCGCGCGGCGAGAGCTACGAAGATCTGGTGGTGCGACTGGAACCGGTCATGATGGAGCTCGAGCGGCAAGGGAACGTGCTGGTCGTGTCACACCAGGCCGTGCTGCGCTGCGTGCTGGCATACTTTTTGGACAAATCTGCCG ATGAACTTCCGTACTTGAAAGTGCCTCTCCACACGATCATCAAGCTGACGCCGGTCGCGTACGGTTGCAAGGTGGAACACATTATGCTCCCAATTCATGCCGTCGATACGCATCGCGCCAAACCAGAG